From bacterium:
GACTCGGTGACCGCTTGCACACCCAGGCGCTCCAGTGCCACCTCCTCAAGCCCGTGTGTTCTGGCGGCGCTGGGCAGCAGGTAGGAGGCCAGCATGGTGTCGAACAGCGTCGCCTCGAACCGCACGTCTTCTGCCTTCTCGGCGATCAGCCGAAGCACCTCTTTCAGGTCATGGCCCTGAAGCGACCGATCGGAGGAGCGCAACCACTCCCCCAGGGAAGCGAGGGCCTCGGACGCGACGTCTTGGCGCCGGAAGTCGACGTAGAACACATCCCCTTCCTCACCCGAGACGGCAAGCCCCAGGGACCCGTCTTCGGAGGCGCGCGACGGCTTGATCGCCGCGATAAAGATCTCGTTCCCGAGCCCTCCAGCCACGTCCCGCCAAGCCTCGCAGGTCTCGACCTCGACCGCCGCTCCGACCGGCGCCGCCGAGCTCGTCTCCTTGCCCAGCTCCTCTAGCAGGCTGAAGAACTCGAGCTCCCGATAGAGCTCGCGCAGCGAGCCGCGATCGGGCTCCGACAGTCGGAGCGCTTCGGCATCGAAGTCGACGGGCAAGTCGGTGTGAATGGTGACCAGCTCCTTCGACAGCTCGGCCTTGTCGCGGTGCTCGGTGAGCCCGGTGCGATAGCTCTTGCGGGTGACCTCTTCGGCGCGATCGAGCAGGGTTGCCAGATCGCCGAACTCCCGAATCAGCTGCACCGCCCCCTTCTCGCCGATGCCTGGGACGCCGGGGATGTTGTCGACCGAGTCCCCTTTCAGCGCCATGATGTCGATGACCCGGTTCGGCGGTACCCCCAGATCCTCCTCGACCATGGCGGGATCGTAGGTCTTCTCCCGACCCGTGTGGTACATCGAGACGTGATCGTCGACGAGCTGCAGCAGGTCCTTGTCTGCGCTGACCAGCGTCACGTCGAAGCCCGCCGCCGCGGCCTTCTTGGCCAGGGTGCCGATCACATCATCCGCCTCGTACGCCTCGAGCTCGAGGATCGGGATGTGCAGAGCCTCGAGCAGCCTGCGAATGTAGGGCAGCTGAGGTTTGAGATCCTCAGGGGTCGGACTGCGATTCGCCTTGTAGTCCTCGAACTTCTCGGTGCGCACCGTGGGCTCCGACACGTCCCAGGCCACCCCGATCAGTTCCGGCTCCTCTTCTCTGAGGAGCTTCCTGAGCATGTTCTGGAAGCCGTAGATGGCGTTGGTCGGAAAGCCCTTCGAATTCGAAAGGTTCCGAATGGCGTAGAAAGCGCGGAAGATGTTCGAGTAGCCGTCGATGAGGTAGAGACGCTCGCGCTTTGCTTTTGCCATGAATCGGCATTCTAGCGTTCGGTGACACCATTCCTTGGTGTCCCCTCCCGACTGGTTTTCGGAGCCGTACCACCACGATGCCTCCGAATCTCGAGGAGCTCGGACCTGCGCTTCGGCGCCGATCGGCAGTGCAACCGGCCAGGGGACGCCTCGGGCTCCTCAGTCTGCTCACGTTCGGCCCTCGGCTTCGCGCCGCTGCGCGCAAGCCGATAGTGGCCTTCGACTTGTCTACCTGAGCGCTTTCGGCGAGCCCCCTGGCCGGGTGCCTGCCGAATCGGCTGTCCTCAGCGAACCGCGATGAGAGAACGTGGACCACGCGCCGGAAACCAAGTTGCGGCAACGAGTGCGCTGCGACGCAAGAGGAAGCCGACGGCGCCTATCAGAGGCGCGGAGAGACGGTGGCCGGCAGGCGATTCGCCAGGGGGCTCGACGCAAGCGCACCAGAGACCGAATCGGAGTCCTCTGACGGTTTGCGCGTAGCGGCGCGCACGCGAGAGCCCGACCCGTTGCAGGCCTTCCAGCTCGAGCCGGCCCCGGTGAATCGCTTGGCGGCCGCCGCAGTCGGGAGGGGACACGAAGGAACTGTGTCCCCGATCGCGCTAGACTCGCACTGCACGGGAGGAGACGAGAATGGAGCAGTACCTCGCCATCATGGGTTTGGGATCCTGGATCATCATGGGCCTCGTAGCCGGCGCGATCGCCAAGTTCTTGCTGCCCGGCAAAGACCCCGGTGGCTGCATCATGACGCCGGTGATCGGTGTCATTGGCGCCCTGATCGGGGGCTTCATCGCGACCTATCTCGGCTTCGGCGGCATTTCCGGCTTCGACATTCGGAGCCTGGTCATCGCCATACTCGGCGCGATCATCCTGCTTCTCGTTTTGCGGGTCTTCAAAGGCGAAAAGAAGAAGGAATAGGACGCTCGCGGGCACGTTCGCCGGCCCTTCATGCCCTGCTCAGACTGGGTAGAATGCGCTCATGAGAACTCTCCGAGACGCCCCCTCGCGCGCGATCGCCCTGGGTACTGGAGCCGTGCTCGCACTGGCCCTGCTGGCCTGGGCCGCTGCCTTGCCCGACAAAGCCGTCGAACTGCGGAACCGCGGTTTCGCGGAGCTCGAGAACGAACAACCGGCGCAAGCGGAACAGTCCTTCAGAGAGCTCACCAAACTAACGCCCAACGAACCGTTGGCGTACGCCAACCTGGCGATTTCTCTGCTGCGCCAGCAAAAGACCGACGAAGCCATCGAAGCCATTGAAACCGCCGAGAGCAAGTCTCCGAACAATCCCAGATTGATCGCGATTCGCGGTGAGATCCTCAGCTGGGGGGGCAACAACGCAGCGGGCCTCGAGGCCTTTCGCGCAGCCGCCCAGTTGGCTCCCAACGATCTCGAAGCCCAGTACTTGCTCTACCGAACGGCCACGACTACGGGAGGTGACGAGGCCGCCCCGGTTGCGGCGGAGGCGCTCGATCGCCTGGCGCGGCTCCGGCCCGAGAATCTCGTCGTCTTGCTTCAAATCGGAAAGTCGGCGCGCGATAGCGGCGACCGCGCTCGTGCCAGCGGGGCCTACCTGCGCGTGCGCGAGCTCATTTGGCAAGCGCCGCAGGGTGCCGACCGCCTCCTGGACGACGTTCTCGACAAGCTCGAAGCCAACGACCTCGACGGCGCTCGAGTGCCTTCGTTGAGGCTCGAAAACATGCTCAAGGTTACCGCCATGTACCGGGAGAGCTTGCGCGAGCTGCAAACCGGCGTCCAGGGCATTCCACTGACCGTGTTTCGCGATGAACCACCGGTCACGTCCTTCGGAACGCCGGCGGAGGTCAAGTTCACCTCGGCCACCCTCGTCAGTGGCGCGGGCTCGGATGTGCGGCTGGCGGATCTGACCGGCAACGAACGGCCGGAGATCATTCGCCTCAAGAGCGCCTCCGAGAGTGGCTCGGCGAGCCTCGAGGTGTTCGATCGTGAGGGCACGAAGCTGACCGACGTCACCGCGGCCGATACGCAGAGACTCCTCGTCGCCGACATCGACAACGACGGGAACCTCGACATCTTCGCTCACGGCGCCGGTGCAAGCCACTTCTTTGCCGGCTCCGGCGACGGCAAGCTGGCGGAACGAACCGGCGACT
This genomic window contains:
- a CDS encoding GlsB/YeaQ/YmgE family stress response membrane protein; its protein translation is MGLGSWIIMGLVAGAIAKFLLPGKDPGGCIMTPVIGVIGALIGGFIATYLGFGGISGFDIRSLVIAILGAIILLLVLRVFKGEKKKE